From Virgibacillus natechei, the proteins below share one genomic window:
- a CDS encoding TrmB family transcriptional regulator yields the protein MLQQFGFTQYESQVYRALITIDQAMDATSIVKRSEVPRSKVYDVLRRLVKKGIVLESTTEKKRLYTALPLHLTIEKLKADFEWNVQALKETKMKETPVDDRVWTLKDNQSIQVSLKNLVQKAGSSIFISAWADDVNAILPFLEEKHHAGLDVTVHVIGEIETIIPNTSTLIPDTEHSKLERSRILIIDQMEMLFAGVEDAEWQAIHTQSRPLVKFFTEFFYHDVALTEITRKYKDTIMNDNEIRDILLKLRY from the coding sequence ATGCTGCAACAATTCGGTTTTACCCAATATGAGAGCCAAGTTTATCGCGCTTTAATCACCATAGATCAAGCAATGGATGCAACATCTATCGTAAAGCGTTCTGAAGTTCCAAGATCCAAAGTCTATGATGTTCTTCGGAGGTTGGTAAAAAAAGGAATCGTGCTCGAGTCAACAACGGAGAAGAAAAGATTATATACAGCTCTACCGTTGCATTTAACGATTGAAAAATTAAAAGCGGATTTTGAATGGAATGTACAGGCATTAAAAGAAACAAAAATGAAAGAAACGCCAGTGGACGATCGTGTCTGGACATTAAAAGATAATCAATCCATACAAGTTTCTCTAAAGAATTTAGTACAAAAAGCAGGGTCTTCTATTTTTATTTCTGCATGGGCAGATGACGTAAACGCCATTCTTCCATTTTTAGAGGAAAAGCATCATGCTGGTCTTGATGTAACTGTTCATGTGATTGGGGAAATTGAAACAATTATTCCAAACACCTCTACCTTAATCCCAGATACAGAGCACAGCAAGCTTGAACGAAGCCGTATTCTTATTATAGATCAAATGGAGATGTTATTCGCGGGGGTTGAGGATGCAGAGTGGCAGGCAATCCATACGCAATCACGGCCGCTGGTAAAATTTTTTACGGAGTTCTTTTACCACGATGTGGCCTTAACGGAAATTACTCGGAAATATAAAGATACGATCATGAACGATAACGAAATTCGAGATATCTTATTGAA